In Nymphaea colorata isolate Beijing-Zhang1983 chromosome 3, ASM883128v2, whole genome shotgun sequence, a genomic segment contains:
- the LOC116251497 gene encoding uncharacterized protein LOC116251497 isoform X2 gives MIEQFINFVIRPPRAEYNPDQYLWETEFTLGGRKFKREDIELRNGRGHTLQCSHYVPSPRPENIPLPCVIYCHGNSGCRADANDAAVILLPSNITLFTLDFSGSGLSEGEYVSLGWHEKDDLKVAVSYLRRKEEVSCIGLWGRSMGAVTSLLYGADDPTIAGMVLDSAFSNLFDLMMELVDVYRIRLPKFTTAPRTFIPALFAHGTGDAFILPHHSDIIFKSYAGDKNIIKFEGDHNSPRPQFFYDSASIFFYNVLHPPQAPSSKSSMLYHNSGEAGAGRKEFGSVNISQNLLPEIPSALPMVESSAGSSSSADVYTKSVGELLSSTGVCPPRTTSRIASSFGKGNMAIETDRNNVNQELQLQDKSRQGEECCSHSSSNYGRWGRCSSLGAVNDESSSADCTRGTCSGHQAVLRAVATPLRKFPGKSDSQTNKPKDSSTSKPKESLSQRLRSCISKHVNPRRHLSS, from the exons atgattgAACAGTTCATCAATTTTGTGATTCGGCCTCCAAG GGCAGAGTACAATCCAGATCAATATTTATGGGAAACCGAGTTCACTCTTGGAGGAAGAAAGTTCAAACGTGAAGATATTGAG CTCAGAAATGGAAGAGGCCATACGTTACAGTGCAGCCACTATGTTCCTTCACCACGTCCAGAAAATATTCCTCTTCCTTGTGTTATCTACTGCCATGGGAACAG TGGCTGTAGGGCAGATGCAAATGATGCAGCTGTAATCCTCCTTCCTTCAAATATCACTCTTTTCACTCTTGACTTTTCTGGTTCAGGGTTATCAGAGGGTGAATATGTTAGCCTTGGGTGGCATGAG AAAGATGATTTGAAAGTTGCAGTATCTTACCTGCGAAGGAAGGAAGAAGTTTCCTGTATTGGCTTGTGGGGCCGGTCAATGGGTGCGGTTACAAG CCTTCTCTATGGAGCAGATGACCCCACTATTGCTGGGATGGTGTTGGACAGTGCTTTCTCTAACTTATTTGATCTGATGATGGAGCTTGTGGATGTTTATAGAATACGTCTCCCGAAATTCACG ACTGCACCCAGAACTTTTATACCAGCTTTGTTTGCACATGGAACTGGGGATGCATTCATCCTGCCACATCATTCTGACATCATTTTCAAGTCCTATGCA GGAGATAAAAATATCATCAAATTTGAGGGTGATCACAACTCTCCTCgaccacaatttttttatgattctGCATCCATATTTTTCTACAATGTTCTTCATCCCCCACAAGCTCCTTCATCAAAATCAAGTATGCTTTATCACAATTCTGGCGAAGCTGGTGCTGGCAGGAAAGAG TTTGGATCAGTGAACATCTCACAGAATTTGTTACCTGAAATTCCTTCTGCCCTTCCGATGGTGGAATCCAGTGCTGGAAGCTCTTCTTCTGCAGATG TGTACACTAAATCAGTTGGTGAGTTGCTTTCCAGTACTGGAGTTTGTCCTCCGAGAACCACCAGCAGG ATTGCTTCATCTTTTGGAAAAGGAAATATGGCTATTGAGACAGACCGAAACAATGTAAATCAGGAACTCCAGTTGCAG GACAAAAGCAGACAAGGCGAAGAATGCTGCTCCCACTCTAGTTCGAATTATGGGAGATGGGGACGATGCTCCTCTCTGGGTGCAGTAAACGATGAGTCCTCTTCTGCAGATTGCACGAGGGGCACCTGCAGTGGACATCAG GCTGTTTTAAGGGCGGTTGCAACTCCTCTTCGTAAGTTCCCAGGTAAATCCGATTCGCAAACGAATAAACCGAAAGACTCTTCAACGTCAAAACCAAAGGAGTCTCTTAGTCAGCGGCTGAGGTCATGCATATCCAAACATGTAAACCCCAGGAGGCATCTTTCTTcgtga
- the LOC116251497 gene encoding uncharacterized protein LOC116251497 isoform X1: MIEQFINFVIRPPRAEYNPDQYLWETEFTLGGRKFKREDIELRNGRGHTLQCSHYVPSPRPENIPLPCVIYCHGNSGCRADANDAAVILLPSNITLFTLDFSGSGLSEGEYVSLGWHEKDDLKVAVSYLRRKEEVSCIGLWGRSMGAVTSLLYGADDPTIAGMVLDSAFSNLFDLMMELVDVYRIRLPKFTVKMAVQYMRHIIQKRARFDIMDLNASQTAPRTFIPALFAHGTGDAFILPHHSDIIFKSYAGDKNIIKFEGDHNSPRPQFFYDSASIFFYNVLHPPQAPSSKSSMLYHNSGEAGAGRKEFGSVNISQNLLPEIPSALPMVESSAGSSSSADVYTKSVGELLSSTGVCPPRTTSRIASSFGKGNMAIETDRNNVNQELQLQDKSRQGEECCSHSSSNYGRWGRCSSLGAVNDESSSADCTRGTCSGHQAVLRAVATPLRKFPGKSDSQTNKPKDSSTSKPKESLSQRLRSCISKHVNPRRHLSS, translated from the exons atgattgAACAGTTCATCAATTTTGTGATTCGGCCTCCAAG GGCAGAGTACAATCCAGATCAATATTTATGGGAAACCGAGTTCACTCTTGGAGGAAGAAAGTTCAAACGTGAAGATATTGAG CTCAGAAATGGAAGAGGCCATACGTTACAGTGCAGCCACTATGTTCCTTCACCACGTCCAGAAAATATTCCTCTTCCTTGTGTTATCTACTGCCATGGGAACAG TGGCTGTAGGGCAGATGCAAATGATGCAGCTGTAATCCTCCTTCCTTCAAATATCACTCTTTTCACTCTTGACTTTTCTGGTTCAGGGTTATCAGAGGGTGAATATGTTAGCCTTGGGTGGCATGAG AAAGATGATTTGAAAGTTGCAGTATCTTACCTGCGAAGGAAGGAAGAAGTTTCCTGTATTGGCTTGTGGGGCCGGTCAATGGGTGCGGTTACAAG CCTTCTCTATGGAGCAGATGACCCCACTATTGCTGGGATGGTGTTGGACAGTGCTTTCTCTAACTTATTTGATCTGATGATGGAGCTTGTGGATGTTTATAGAATACGTCTCCCGAAATTCACG GTCAAAATGGCTGTTCAATACATGAGGCATATTATCCAGAAAAGGGCCAGATTTGATATTATGGATCTCAATGCATCTCAG ACTGCACCCAGAACTTTTATACCAGCTTTGTTTGCACATGGAACTGGGGATGCATTCATCCTGCCACATCATTCTGACATCATTTTCAAGTCCTATGCA GGAGATAAAAATATCATCAAATTTGAGGGTGATCACAACTCTCCTCgaccacaatttttttatgattctGCATCCATATTTTTCTACAATGTTCTTCATCCCCCACAAGCTCCTTCATCAAAATCAAGTATGCTTTATCACAATTCTGGCGAAGCTGGTGCTGGCAGGAAAGAG TTTGGATCAGTGAACATCTCACAGAATTTGTTACCTGAAATTCCTTCTGCCCTTCCGATGGTGGAATCCAGTGCTGGAAGCTCTTCTTCTGCAGATG TGTACACTAAATCAGTTGGTGAGTTGCTTTCCAGTACTGGAGTTTGTCCTCCGAGAACCACCAGCAGG ATTGCTTCATCTTTTGGAAAAGGAAATATGGCTATTGAGACAGACCGAAACAATGTAAATCAGGAACTCCAGTTGCAG GACAAAAGCAGACAAGGCGAAGAATGCTGCTCCCACTCTAGTTCGAATTATGGGAGATGGGGACGATGCTCCTCTCTGGGTGCAGTAAACGATGAGTCCTCTTCTGCAGATTGCACGAGGGGCACCTGCAGTGGACATCAG GCTGTTTTAAGGGCGGTTGCAACTCCTCTTCGTAAGTTCCCAGGTAAATCCGATTCGCAAACGAATAAACCGAAAGACTCTTCAACGTCAAAACCAAAGGAGTCTCTTAGTCAGCGGCTGAGGTCATGCATATCCAAACATGTAAACCCCAGGAGGCATCTTTCTTcgtga